The following coding sequences lie in one Plasmodium berghei ANKA genome assembly, chromosome: 7 genomic window:
- a CDS encoding trafficking protein particle complex subunit 2-like protein, putative, with protein MPIKSICYLGESDEILFFYSTEKSDEISSRFSTYSTLNNIKKIIDENEKKKNDQKYDPYLGYVGINLSLFSSYKNYAYAIQIINFKIILTIDDNKNIYTDNVIRSLFVKLHQFYSDAVCNPFYTDHLESETFLKKIKMLIESS; from the exons atgcCCATTAAAAGCATATGCTATTTAGGTGAAAGCGATGAGattctttttttctattcCACAGAAAAAAGCGATGAAATATCGTCTCGATTTTCGACATATTCTACTctgaataatattaaaaaaataa ttgatgaaaatgaaaaaaaaaaaaatgaccAAAAATATGATCCATATTTAGGATATGTAGGAATAAACCTTTCTTTATTTagttcatataaaaattatgctTATGCaattcaaattataaattttaaaattatattaaccATTGAtgataacaaaaatatatacactgACAATGTTATTAGATCC CTATTTGTAAAACTACATCAATTTTATTCTGATGCGGTTTGCAACCCTTTCTACACTGATCATTTAGAAAGCGAAAcctttttgaaaaaaataa AAATGTTAATAGAATCA